In a genomic window of Streptomyces pristinaespiralis:
- the fabD gene encoding ACP S-malonyltransferase — MITLTRILMFPGQGAQRVGMGRELFDRFPDLEQQAGDVLGYSLRRLCLEDPEGQLGNTRYTQPAMFAVNALAHRAALEDTGVRPDVAVGHSLGEYNALEAAGAFGFADGLRLVAARAAAMARIDGGGMSAVVGLPETQLRFLLLRAGFASLDLANLNTGAQIVLAGPVADLEEAGPILEDVGARMVRRLAVSGPFHSRYMAPAAEELYPVVERTVFGPLAFPVIANATARPYTHERVGELLLQQIHQPVRWHETVEALLDGRYGDDPEFTEIGTGNVLSGMLRQIRRERVPAGAR; from the coding sequence GTGATCACCTTGACCCGGATCCTGATGTTCCCCGGCCAGGGCGCCCAGCGCGTCGGTATGGGACGGGAGTTGTTCGACCGCTTCCCCGACCTGGAGCAACAGGCCGGCGACGTGCTCGGCTACAGCCTGCGCCGACTGTGCCTGGAGGACCCCGAGGGGCAGCTCGGCAACACCCGCTACACCCAGCCGGCGATGTTCGCCGTCAACGCCCTCGCCCACCGCGCGGCGCTCGAGGACACCGGCGTACGGCCGGATGTGGCCGTGGGGCACAGCCTCGGCGAGTACAACGCCCTGGAGGCCGCGGGCGCGTTCGGCTTCGCCGACGGGCTGCGCCTGGTCGCCGCCCGGGCCGCCGCGATGGCCCGTATCGACGGCGGCGGCATGAGCGCGGTCGTCGGCCTGCCCGAGACACAACTGCGTTTCCTGCTGCTGCGCGCCGGGTTCGCCTCCCTGGACCTGGCCAACCTCAACACCGGCGCCCAGATCGTCCTCGCCGGCCCGGTGGCGGACCTGGAGGAGGCGGGCCCGATCCTGGAGGACGTGGGCGCCCGCATGGTGCGCCGCCTCGCCGTGAGCGGCCCCTTCCACTCCCGCTACATGGCCCCGGCCGCCGAGGAGTTGTACCCGGTCGTGGAGCGGACCGTGTTCGGCCCGCTCGCCTTCCCCGTCATCGCCAACGCCACCGCCCGCCCCTACACCCACGAGCGGGTCGGCGAGCTGCTGCTGCAGCAGATCCACCAGCCGGTGCGCTGGCACGAGACCGTCGAGGCGCTCCTCGACGGTCGGTACGGCGACGATCCGGAGTTCACCGAGATCGGCACCGGCAACGTGCTGTCGGGCATGCTCCGCCAGATACGGCGCGAGCGGGTGCCCGCGGGGGCCCGATGA
- a CDS encoding 4'-phosphopantetheinyl transferase family protein, producing the protein MTPTGAVGAGRGTVQIWFCLNEALDEATSTLLAGHWLDEHEREIAGRFLFERDRRQYLVAHALVRRVLSLQTGIPEAEATIWRSSRGRPFLQSPPHGRPRGPEAELDFNLSHAHGCNVVAVARDRRVGIDVERLDRGGERGLDWIVESFAPEERAHLATIAPGSRRDRATLRLWTLKEAYAKARGLGLGLPFDSFAFELAEDRGVLGFRPPEGDTADRWLFTELEPRPQVLVSLAVEKGADGTAPPDRLLIHDGFPWGRAAPREAELPTGHRALPALAGAAR; encoded by the coding sequence ATGACCCCGACGGGCGCCGTCGGCGCCGGCCGCGGCACGGTCCAGATCTGGTTCTGCCTCAACGAGGCCCTCGACGAGGCGACCAGCACGCTGCTGGCCGGCCACTGGCTGGACGAGCACGAGCGCGAGATCGCGGGCCGGTTCCTCTTCGAGCGCGACCGCCGCCAGTACCTGGTCGCCCACGCGCTGGTGCGGCGGGTGCTGTCCCTGCAGACCGGCATCCCGGAGGCGGAGGCGACGATCTGGCGGTCCTCGCGCGGCCGCCCGTTCCTCCAGTCGCCGCCGCACGGCCGGCCCCGCGGCCCGGAGGCCGAGCTGGACTTCAACCTGTCGCACGCGCACGGCTGCAACGTCGTCGCCGTCGCCCGCGACCGCCGGGTCGGCATCGACGTCGAACGGCTCGACCGGGGCGGCGAACGCGGCCTGGACTGGATCGTGGAGAGCTTCGCCCCCGAAGAACGCGCCCACCTCGCCACGATCGCCCCCGGCAGCCGGCGCGACCGGGCCACGCTGCGGCTGTGGACGCTGAAGGAGGCCTACGCCAAGGCCCGCGGCCTGGGGCTGGGGCTGCCGTTCGACTCGTTCGCCTTCGAACTCGCCGAGGACCGCGGGGTGCTGGGCTTCCGCCCGCCCGAGGGCGACACCGCCGACCGCTGGCTGTTCACCGAACTCGAGCCGCGCCCCCAGGTGCTGGTGTCGCTCGCCGTGGAGAAGGGCGCCGACGGCACCGCGCCGCCGGACCGGCTGCTGATCCACGACGGCTTCCCCTGGGGCCGCGCCGCCCCGCGCGAAGCGGAGCTGCCCACCGGGCACCGCGCCCTGCCGGCCCTGGCCGGCGCCGCCCGCTGA